In Styela clava chromosome 6, kaStyClav1.hap1.2, whole genome shotgun sequence, the genomic window AACACGTCGACGGTGAGTGTATTCATATTTCCCAACCTACCGTACTGCAAAACTACACACACTGATGCAGCGTTGTTTGGAAGATACCCGTAACCAAAGTCACTTTGCCCGTAACCTCTTGACGAACACTGACGAACGCTGACTGAACACGAAGTGAAATATGAGAAACTTTACTTCCGCATCGTGTTTCacgaatattgttttttttttatatttatgttattaatactttaataaattttgaatgtcttctaaaaatatatatatacatataaaactATTGTTAATTATCTTTGGAAACTggttttgcaaaattttcgttaCGGTTCACCGAGAGCAAAACTGCTGAGCAATACAAGATTTCATGAATCATCATTCATGCGACGAGTTCCAGATCAGCGGTAGCTACTATATTGCTTAGTTTTCGTTTATTGATTTATGCTGCTAGATTAGTTCTGTTAATCcagtaattgtttaaatttGCTAAAGATGGTAAGTTGTTAAGATTAGTTAAAGATCTATTTATGTAGTAACAACACGAGTGCCATTTTGATAGCAATACATCCAGACATCTGTAAATGCAGTTGGAAACTAtgctctatttatatttatgtgTCAAATCTTTTCCAAATAATTGAATTGACTGAATCAttttaaccaaaatatttgattaattaccgtaaaagcaggtaacttcggatgatttcactatattatgaacaatttctccgccgtttattgttcaattgaagccaaacttggaatataatacattgaAGCCTTTCTCCTCGCGATAAACTCGGTTTCATATCAATCAatactttttttcattcaaattattgactttatttGCCTGCCGATCTGTATTCCAAATGTTTATAACTTCGGATGGCCACTTTTCGCTTTGCGTCACTTcgtcgtgagagagaaatgtctgcgtgATCAGTGACGCGtgataacgtcgctgcgtagaaCTTACGACGCCGTGATTCGTTTTGCGTGGTGCACACTGACGTTCATCTATGACGGccgtttttgttattattaattcttccgggtcggcggacatcaaagttttatatatctggTGTACCCGTGTGtttacatcggcaacagctcttgaagacaagaaggactgatttcaaaacccaaattaattttgttctgatttaaTCTTACGTGTTGGCTTTGATCTTACTTATCACCGTTTGTATACTATTAATCGTTCGAGTTTAAAGCGAACGGTGATATTATTATCGTCGCCGagatggagatatttattaagacgatgatTGATGTTGTTATGCTTTGCACCCGCGATTGTGCGaatactgaatttttatttataataatgattgaataaaTCGGCCGTTATGCATTTATACTTGGCATAAGGCTTTTGGTCCTGATAGCGGGTCGGACACTAATTATAACTATTTCCCTcaagttttaactttttttttgaacaaaacaataccccaacggttattatagctaaaaccGTTACCgactaattcacaattttatctgCGGAATTTGCGAACTCAGCACTTTACTCGACGATTTTGACAGTGTCGCGCCATAATTATTACCgctaaatgcttcaaaatacaacgcatgtaataattttgcccagccctattccTGACGTttcgcaaaactaaaccatttaTCTCTTGACTATTCTTAATTTCATGAAAGTGCTATATCTTGCTATTATGATCGTTTCaatacgaaacaaaaatgagacaacatgggacaaatgaaaataaaaaacggacgaataaaataagtcgtaaaagtaaaaatggaaaacaatttttaatacaaaacaaaaatgaaacgaatgaaaataataaaatagaaaaatggatGATGAATTACGGTAGgtagtaaaagtaaaaaaaatggaagTGGACAACAATATGGAACAGTGTAGCTTGTGGCCGTGTTGATAATTCAGATATAATGTATTCACAGGCAGATAGACATGAAACGGATAAAAACGCCAAAAACCTCCAATCTCCTGCTGTGTGCACCTGTGCAGAGTTTCATGCTCACCTGTGCAACATTCTACTCTTAATATATTATCATCGCCGATCGTAAAACCTTGTCATTGTGATAGTATAGATACGCGTATCTGGCTGTTCATCAGCCTTACGTATCAACAACATCTACACGGTCGAAGAATGCCGAAATGTTAACACACAAATTTAATGTGCATTAATCGGATTCACAATAAATAAACAGCATATGACCGGGGCTATAATTaagtttttgtaggatttggtGACGAGGATCAGGTAGGAGTTttcactttatatttaactacacGTGGCGCCACATAgtctggcgttcaaatgtcgcagcgagtTACGCACGAGCTACGCAATGTGACGTCGGCCTTAAATGGAGCGAAATTGAATCACGTTGTTGACGTCACGTTCAGCGTAAGCACCGTAACGTCgatattttgacgaaatttttaaatcaaaataatatattttacttaaatctcgtacgacatctcGTGATCACTGTAATTTTCCTTGTACATTGTGTATGCCCTCTAGCGATTGACGGTCTTTTAGTGAAGTTAGCGTCGATAGAAGTCGCTATTTTAGCCGCTCAAAAGCGAGGTGTCAATTTTTGGCAAAAAGGtgattttttgtgtcaaaaaataaatcctaTTAGGCGACTGAATATGATAAGAGATTAAGATATATAAGGACTctctatagaaactgccagaagcagaatatgacgtaatttagtcgagatataaacgattgaaaatttcatccgaagttataaaccatccgaagttacctgcgtTTACGGTATGTACCTGTGATAAAGATATTTTTGAGGGAGTCTTCATAATATCGATAAAAATTTTCATGAAATAAGTTACGGACTTTGTAGTTTGATAttgatgttttattaaaaatgaataaaaaattgccTTGTACAGTAATAAGCCATTTTGATGCCAGTCACACATGCATTTTAAGCTGACATGTTCTCGTACAGCCGTATGAGCATCAAGTTTCCAAATTCATCATTACATTGTAGACTACAGTTGTATCGTATACCTGCTTATCGGTGATAACATATTATacctatattattattttgtttcataAACACTGCAAACTCGCAATGCAAAATCTTTTTGTTTTAGTTTCGAAATCAATATGACAATGATGTGACAGTTTGGAGCCCACAGGGACGTATACACCAGATTGAGTATGCAATGGAAGCTGTGAAACAGGGATCTGCTACGGTGGGATTGAAGTCAAAAACACATGCAGTAATTGTTGCACTAAAGGTAATGGGATTCAAgtgaaagaatatgaaattgaaataaaccgATTACCGGTAGTATTCTTCAGGAGATAGGATAATAGATAAAGTTCACAGATTTTAGTATGATTGATATCAACTACCCCAGGGCGTTAACTATCTTCCACAGAATTTGAACCTGCTTGGAGGATAGAAGTCATGGCGAATATATTTGTAACGCTTAGCACATCTGAATCTAAAAAATGTTCATAAAACTATTGTGGATTATGATCATAGTTGAATTATACAGTTGAAAATATATTACTGGGAATATACTATTTTCATGGTCACTGTGACTGCCGAGTTGCTCTTTAACTTAAACAGCTATCCACTTTTTTCAGAGAGCTCAATCGGATTTGACTGCACATCAGAAAAAATTGATTCGTATCGCTCCACATGTTGTTATAGGAATTTCTGGTCTCACAGCAGATGGGAGATCTTTAGGAAACTTCATGAGAAGAGAATGCCTCCATTCTGAATTTGTTTTCGAGCGACCATTACCAGTTTCTAGACTGGTTTCTACTGTTGGTAACAGTATCCTTTTGCAAGATcagtgaaaaaaaaagatttttgctTAGTTCAATTGGGAGTGAAAAGAGCTTAAATTACAATTATGATCTTGTTGTCACACTCACAATACAATGATACACAATACAATCATATTAGAGCACTCATATTTTGCTTTGCGTAGAAATGGCACATTCGGAACAAGATTGGCTAATGGCTATTATCATTTTttgcatttataaaaaaaaacttatcaaTATTCATTAATAACCCATCTAACATCTTTTCTCTAACTTTAACTAACGTCTAACTTTTTATCAAGCTAAAATTATTTAGTTCCGTTTAACTTTTGGGGAAAAGCTTTTCTGTAATCTAGTCGTTagtcaatttgaaatattttgcttgATATTTATGGCAGCTTATAATATAACATACTCATAGGCTTTAAGATTGTTGGCTGAGCTTCACGGTGTTGCGAAAATTATCATTGTGTTGTAATATTCTATTTATCATGTACACTTCCTTAATTATCATTATTAAGAAACCCAAATACCTACTCAGCGATATGGAAGAAGACCAGTTGGGGTTGGAATATTAGTTGCTGGCTATGATGTAagaaatttattttgtcaattatTATTGGTTTAGATAGACTGATGGTGAAATTATCCAAAATAACCAATCCTAAATATGTTGAGCTGCAGTTATGACGTATTGCTTGAATTTTCATTTACAGGATAAAGGCCCTCACATATACCAAACTTGCCCTTCTGCAAATTTTTACAACTGTAAAGCAATGGCAATAGGATCAAGGTCACAAAGCGCAAGGACTTATTTAGAAAGaaattgtgataaattttcAGAAAGTGAGTATAGTATACTAGCTTCTTATCATTTACATCAAAATCaactttttcaatgaattcGTTTATCTAAAGGCTCAGCAGAAGAATTGATTGCACATGGCCTGCGTGCACTTCGTGAAACATTGCCTTCAGAACAAGAATTAACAATCAATAACTGTTCCGTCGCCATTGTTGGTAAAGGACAAGAAGTAACAGTTTACGATGATGAAGGGGTTGagccatttttgaaaaatatagagGAAGCAAAAGAACCAGCAGCAGCCGCGGAATCAATGCAAGATGTGGCTGAGATTGGACAGGTTGGTTGATAAATGTTATCTGAAGGTTTGAAGTGTTCAAGAGACCACTACTATATATATCTATCTAATTGGATTTTTCCCTTCACAGGGCGAACTCTCTGGAATGGTTCCGCCTGTAAGTGGTCGTCCAGACAGAGAAGATGAGCAGCCTATGGAAATGTGAAATCTTTTGCCAACCAAGAATAATTATCAGGACCTATAAAGTTCAAGGCACATTACAAACTTGCATGAATAACTATTTATTGTGTTTAACAACATCAATCCATGCCAACTGCTTAGTCAAGAGCTTATGCCTCACTTTTGTGCATAGTTTCAAAACTAAACTTGTTGGCATGAGCACACGATAGAGATATATAGGTTATGAGAAGATCTTATTGCACTGTACTCATTGTACGAAAACATACAACACGGATTCACATGATGTGCAGAAGCATAATTTCCAGTCTCTTGAATGTATATAAACAaacgattttgcaataaaattaaaaaataaataggattcagtcttgtttatttccgtTCTTTGCCGACGAAGTCCAAAGTTATCTTGTAGTAAACATACGGGTAATATTCCTGTGTGCCCATAGTGAGACTATGAACTGTGTGGTCATCCTGAAAGAGTAATGTGCATTTGAAAGGGTTAAAACTTGAGATCGGCTCAGATTTGTGCAACATTAAAAACCAGTTGAATATCACTTTCCACTCCTATAATTGGTTGTAAAATCAAAGGGACCAAATCTCTCAAATTATTGTAGGATATTGGAAGTAAGCATGCACCTTGGTATACATACCTCTGTCACATTTGAAAGTCCTGTGCTGTCTAGGTCTCTGTACAAATCTTTTAAAGTCTCTCGTAATTTCTTTTGTTGCTTTTTCTGTGGCTGAAGAACTACCGCTTGAAAATTGACAGGAAGACCATATCTGAAtttcacaataaaaatttaacattattGAATCATTGAACATGGATataagaaattcaaaaatatgacaCCAACCGTAAAACAGATTCAACAAACACCCTCAGCGCTTTTACATGAATCCATGCACTGAACACTTCGCCAAAGTTGACCTTCAACCATCTTAATAAAGGTCCCTACAATAATGAAAAGAAGCAAAACTCAAGCAAATGTTAAACATAACatcaataatattaaatttaacgaCATTCAACTATACAACGTAACCTACCagcattttctttttatctgatTCAAGCTTACTCAGCTGATCTCTGTCTGCATTTAAATCTTGTTGATTATATTGAAACTCGCGAACAAAAAATCTGCAATAATAGTATTGCATGGTGGTTACATAATGGAAAGATAGATGAGAATCATCTTAATTTATATTAACTTACTTATTTCTAGAGCATTTGTGTTTGAAATCATCCAAAACTTTACGAAATAATGTCACATTCCATAAACCATATTCATTGTCCTCGTATAGTAACCTGAAAAAAGTCatatttaatcaaatatatatcagaTAGTAATTACAATGTATGATACGAGCATAGTTGACTGCAGGGCTGTGAAGCAGAGAAAAATCTACAACCGACTGAGGGCTATTAAAAAAAAGAACTCCAGAATACCAGCTTTGGGAAAACCAGATTTTCATGGAGTCTATGCACATTTTCCTAAATTAATGATCTTGGACTTTTGAAAAACTGTCTTCAAATATCACTattaaaattctaaattttcaaCTCCATTATCAATAGTAACATGCGAGACAAGTTGCCTTTATACATATAACATACCTGCTGGATTTTGGCACGACATAATCGGTCAAAGTCTCATACGAGCTTGTCCAGTCTTTGTATAGTGCACTACCAAAAGATAAACATTATTTAAGTGCCATGATTTTCAtggaaaaaaatcatttcaaaaattaaaaaaatacttaCACTGGAATAGCTACCAGAATTGTTACTAAATATTCAGAATCTAGAATAAAATCATCTTCTTTGACAAGATCGTTCAGATTTCTCAGCAGCAAACTCCCCCTGAGATAGATACATTCATTAGGAATATAAGGAATGTCATCGTCAAACCCATATCAGATAAGTTGATACTCACGTCGTTTTTCTTTCATAACTTTGCAAATTGGTTTTTATAGCATTATAAGCTTgagattttgttttcaaatctgTTTCTACTTGTGATACATTTTTTGATATGACATCAGCAAGATTTTTTAATGATTGTTTTGCAGGATATTTTGCTAAATCCCACTGGAAATGACACAGGAACTCTGCAAGCGGTTCTGTAATATAACAAGTAGGAATGCTTAGGTTTTTAGTTTCATGTTCACCCTGGCATGCAGAACTATAATGTATGAACTTAACGCTGacttaaaataatatataatttgtcCCCTCACAGCAATCTATTCAATACCAATACGAAGAATTTTAAATATCAACTGTATAGAACTGTTTTAAAAGGTTGACAAGCCAAAGATCTCAAATAAATCATGAAAAATATGTAAGTCACTGTTTTCTAAAATATCGgcaacaaaaagtttgagatatTATATAATATGAGTTTTACTGCCTATTGGCCTACTTTTTCCAATATGACATTCATCAAAAAGACCTTGAATAAGAAAACAGCAACCATGTTCCATGGAATAGTATTCATGGCAGACAATAGAGCTTTGTTTTACAGTACATACCAAACAGAACAACTAAATAGGTCTATATCAACAAAAATATTCTTGAACATACTTCCATTCACAATGAGGTTACTGCCAAGTTTATCGCGCTGTCCCTCCAGAACATCACCCATGTATCCAGCAACTTTCTTTGCCACTCTGTCAATGTAACatttattgcttttattttattcgaaaaaatataCTCAAAATTAATACATAAATGTATTCATCAGTATTTAAATGCCGGAAGGTAtgatgatattttatatttcgatGTAAAGAATTTGAGAACTTGAAACCTAACCTATTGAGgagaagaaaatatattttgccaATGGTAATGATACAAGATGTAACAATACTCACAATTCAGAGTAGGAATCTAGTTTTCCTAGTTCATCAGAGAGTCCGATTAATGAATCAAGTGTTCCCACTTTCAATTCAGGAATGTTGAATTTGTAGTTTTGAGCCAATGGCAAAGATGTGTTTCGAATTGTTGCATTTACCAACTTTTCAAACGTTTCACGAGGAGTTCTGTCACCTGGTGCACTAAT contains:
- the LOC120330987 gene encoding proteasome subunit alpha type-1-like, whose product is MFRNQYDNDVTVWSPQGRIHQIEYAMEAVKQGSATVGLKSKTHAVIVALKRAQSDLTAHQKKLIRIAPHVVIGISGLTADGRSLGNFMRRECLHSEFVFERPLPVSRLVSTVGNKTQIPTQRYGRRPVGVGILVAGYDDKGPHIYQTCPSANFYNCKAMAIGSRSQSARTYLERNCDKFSESSAEELIAHGLRALRETLPSEQELTINNCSVAIVGKGQEVTVYDDEGVEPFLKNIEEAKEPAAAAESMQDVAEIGQGELSGMVPPVSGRPDREDEQPMEM
- the LOC120330986 gene encoding V-type proton ATPase subunit C 2-like, with protein sequence MEEFWLISAPGDRTPRETFEKLVNATIRNTSLPLAQNYKFNIPELKVGTLDSLIGLSDELGKLDSYSELVAKKVAGYMGDVLEGQRDKLGSNLIVNGKPLAEFLCHFQWDLAKYPAKQSLKNLADVISKNVSQVETDLKTKSQAYNAIKTNLQSYERKTTGSLLLRNLNDLVKEDDFILDSEYLVTILVAIPVALYKDWTSSYETLTDYVVPKSSRLLYEDNEYGLWNVTLFRKVLDDFKHKCSRNKFFVREFQYNQQDLNADRDQLSKLESDKKKMLGPLLRWLKVNFGEVFSAWIHVKALRVFVESVLRYGLPVNFQAVVLQPQKKQQKKLRETLKDLYRDLDSTGLSNVTEDDHTVHSLTMGTQEYYPYVYYKITLDFVGKERK